In Rathayibacter sp. VKM Ac-2762, one DNA window encodes the following:
- a CDS encoding LacI family DNA-binding transcriptional regulator translates to MPLDRAPTIRDVAVRAGVSYQTVSRVLNDSPQLRPRTRERVLAAIEDLGFRPSAAARALATSRSGLIGILAAESHSFYGTATAMAAIEQAARDAGYRVPVVNAAPDAESLADGLAHLQRESVEAIVVLAPQERALEAIESLAIGVPSVTLGATDRGADSLLLVDQAAGARLATEHLVGLGHTRIAHLAGPQHWVEAQARLEGFGAGMSAAGLDPVAVVEGDWSAESGYRAGLRLLGAALLPTAVFAGNDQMALGLLHACTERGLRVPEDLSVVGFDDVPEAAHYQPPLTTIRQDFAEVGRRTIGVVLAELRGEEPAVDRPVPPVLVERASTAQA, encoded by the coding sequence ATGCCCCTCGACCGCGCGCCGACCATCCGCGACGTCGCGGTGCGGGCCGGAGTGTCGTACCAGACGGTCTCGCGGGTGCTCAACGACAGCCCGCAGCTGCGGCCGCGCACCCGGGAGCGCGTGCTCGCCGCGATCGAGGACCTCGGCTTCCGCCCCAGCGCCGCCGCCCGCGCCCTGGCGACGAGCCGCTCCGGCCTGATCGGGATCCTCGCCGCCGAGAGCCACAGCTTCTACGGCACCGCCACCGCGATGGCCGCGATCGAGCAGGCGGCGCGCGACGCGGGCTACCGGGTCCCGGTCGTGAACGCGGCGCCGGACGCGGAGTCGCTGGCCGACGGTCTCGCCCACCTGCAGCGGGAGTCGGTGGAGGCGATCGTGGTCCTCGCCCCGCAGGAGCGCGCGCTGGAGGCGATCGAGAGCCTCGCGATCGGCGTCCCGTCGGTGACGCTCGGCGCGACGGACCGCGGCGCCGACTCCCTGCTCCTCGTCGACCAGGCGGCCGGAGCGCGACTGGCGACCGAGCACCTCGTCGGCCTCGGCCACACCCGCATCGCGCACCTCGCCGGTCCGCAGCACTGGGTGGAGGCGCAGGCGCGGCTCGAGGGCTTCGGCGCCGGGATGAGCGCGGCCGGCCTCGACCCCGTCGCCGTCGTGGAGGGCGACTGGAGCGCCGAGTCCGGCTACCGCGCCGGCCTCCGCCTCCTCGGAGCCGCGCTTCTGCCGACCGCGGTGTTCGCCGGCAACGACCAGATGGCCCTCGGACTCCTGCACGCCTGCACCGAGCGGGGACTGCGCGTGCCCGAGGACCTCAGCGTCGTCGGCTTCGACGACGTCCCCGAGGCGGCGCACTACCAGCCGCCGCTGACCACCATCCGCCAGGACTTCGCGGAGGTCGGCCGCCGCACGATCGGCGTCGTGCTCGCGGAGCTGCGAGGCGAGGAGCCCGCCGTCGACCGCCCGGTGCCGCCGGTGCTGGTGGAGCGGGCGTCGACGGCTCAGGCCTGA
- a CDS encoding Rieske 2Fe-2S domain-containing protein has product MREIRLVRLVTRLENAAALDPLVGRVKRAVNAVVRPQPVRDVLHGVPVGHPVHPLLVLVPTGAWVSAAVLDLLPGNQRAARTLVGVGVISVLPTAASGFTDWSELHEQQTRVGLVHSAANVVATGLYAASWVQRRRGRTTSGKVLGMLGLAVVSGGGYLGGHLSYRQAAGANHAEDVPHRFPSGWQELGALADLPERTPVRREVAGLPLLAFRRGERIDVLSNVCSHLSGPLDEGEVSADGSGEACVACPWHGSAFSLETGEVLRGPATSPQPRFETRVREGRVEVLLPHAG; this is encoded by the coding sequence ATGCGTGAGATCAGACTCGTCAGACTCGTCACCCGCCTCGAGAACGCCGCCGCCCTCGATCCGCTCGTCGGCCGGGTGAAGCGGGCCGTGAACGCGGTGGTCCGGCCGCAGCCGGTGCGGGACGTGCTGCACGGCGTCCCGGTCGGCCACCCCGTCCATCCGCTGCTCGTCCTCGTGCCCACCGGCGCCTGGGTGTCGGCGGCGGTGCTCGACCTGCTGCCGGGGAACCAGCGCGCGGCGAGGACCCTCGTCGGCGTCGGCGTGATCAGCGTCCTGCCGACCGCCGCCTCCGGCTTCACCGACTGGTCGGAGCTGCACGAGCAGCAGACCCGCGTCGGGCTGGTGCACTCGGCGGCCAACGTGGTCGCGACGGGCCTCTACGCCGCGTCGTGGGTGCAGCGCCGCCGCGGGCGCACCACGAGCGGGAAGGTGCTCGGGATGCTCGGGCTCGCCGTCGTCTCGGGAGGCGGCTACCTGGGCGGCCACCTCAGCTACCGGCAGGCGGCGGGGGCGAACCACGCGGAGGACGTGCCGCACCGCTTCCCCTCGGGCTGGCAGGAGCTCGGCGCCCTGGCGGACCTGCCCGAGCGCACGCCGGTGAGGAGGGAGGTCGCGGGCCTCCCCCTGCTCGCCTTCCGGCGGGGCGAGCGGATCGACGTGCTCTCGAACGTCTGCAGCCACCTCTCCGGCCCGCTCGACGAGGGCGAGGTCTCGGCGGACGGCTCGGGGGAGGCGTGCGTCGCGTGCCCGTGGCACGGCAGCGCCTTCTCGCTCGAGACCGGCGAGGTGCTGCGGGGGCCGGCCACCTCGCCGCAGCCGCGGTTCGAGACGCGGGTGCGCGAGGGGCGCGTGGAGGTGCTGCTGCCGCACGCGGGGTGA
- a CDS encoding FGGY-family carbohydrate kinase encodes MDQRRPTPADVITSGATALGIELGSTRIKACLVDAADPSVVLAVGSHEWENQFVDRRWTYSLDAVHAGLQAAYADLVADASSRHGVQLSSVGALGVSAMMHGYLPFDADGGLLVPFRTWRNTSTGPASAELTELFGANIPLRWSLAHLHQAVLDSEPHVERIDFLTTLAGYVHWRLTGEKVLGVGDASGMVPTDPATRDYDQRVVDLYDERAAGAVKPLRELLPAVLPAGADAGSLTAEGALLLDPTGSLRPGAPACPPEGDAGTGMVATNSVAPRTGNVSAGTSIFAMVVLEGPLESVHHELDLVATPAGDLVAMVHCNNGASELAGWVGLFSRFAAASGGPSDSDAVYGTLFAEALEGEADAGGLLAYNHLAGEPIAGLVEGRPLVMRTPDSRLTLANFMRAQLYGVFGTLALGMRVLAGEGVRIDEMFAHGGMFRTAGVAQRFLAGALDAPVSVAATASEGGPWGMAVLAAYRLQSGVALDAYLTDQVFGDSGFETVAPDADDVAGFSAYLERYRAGLAVEQTAVETLTDPQNQGATA; translated from the coding sequence ATGGACCAGCGCAGGCCCACCCCCGCCGACGTGATCACGAGCGGCGCCACCGCCCTCGGCATCGAGCTCGGCTCCACCCGGATCAAGGCGTGCCTGGTCGACGCGGCCGACCCGTCCGTGGTCCTCGCCGTCGGCAGCCACGAGTGGGAGAACCAGTTCGTCGACCGCCGCTGGACCTACTCCCTCGACGCCGTCCACGCGGGGCTCCAGGCCGCCTACGCGGACCTCGTCGCCGACGCCTCCTCGCGCCACGGCGTGCAGCTCTCCTCCGTCGGGGCGCTCGGCGTCTCGGCGATGATGCACGGCTACCTCCCCTTCGATGCGGACGGCGGGCTGCTCGTCCCCTTCCGCACCTGGCGCAACACCAGCACCGGGCCCGCGTCGGCCGAGCTCACCGAGCTGTTCGGCGCCAACATCCCGCTGCGCTGGTCGCTCGCGCACCTGCACCAGGCGGTCCTCGACTCCGAGCCGCACGTCGAGCGGATCGACTTCCTCACCACCCTCGCCGGCTACGTGCACTGGCGCCTCACCGGCGAGAAGGTCCTCGGAGTCGGCGACGCCTCCGGCATGGTCCCGACCGACCCGGCGACCCGCGACTACGACCAGCGTGTCGTCGACCTCTACGACGAGCGCGCGGCCGGCGCCGTGAAGCCGCTGCGCGAGCTGCTGCCCGCCGTGCTCCCCGCGGGCGCCGACGCCGGCTCGCTCACCGCCGAGGGCGCGCTCCTGCTCGACCCCACCGGCTCCCTCCGGCCCGGCGCCCCCGCCTGCCCGCCCGAGGGCGACGCCGGCACCGGCATGGTGGCGACCAACTCCGTCGCCCCGCGCACCGGCAACGTCAGCGCCGGCACCAGCATCTTCGCCATGGTCGTCCTCGAGGGCCCCTTGGAGAGCGTGCACCACGAGCTCGACCTCGTCGCGACCCCCGCCGGCGACCTCGTCGCGATGGTCCACTGCAACAACGGAGCCAGCGAGCTCGCCGGCTGGGTCGGCCTGTTCTCGCGATTCGCCGCCGCATCCGGCGGACCCTCCGACAGCGACGCCGTCTACGGCACCCTCTTCGCCGAGGCGCTCGAGGGCGAGGCGGACGCGGGCGGACTGCTCGCCTACAACCACCTCGCGGGCGAGCCGATCGCCGGCCTGGTCGAGGGCCGCCCGCTCGTCATGCGCACCCCCGACTCGCGCCTCACGCTCGCCAACTTCATGCGCGCGCAGCTCTACGGCGTGTTCGGCACGCTGGCTCTGGGCATGCGCGTCCTCGCGGGCGAGGGCGTCCGGATCGACGAGATGTTCGCGCACGGAGGCATGTTCCGCACCGCCGGTGTCGCCCAGCGCTTCCTCGCCGGCGCGCTCGACGCCCCCGTCTCGGTCGCCGCGACCGCCTCCGAGGGCGGCCCGTGGGGCATGGCGGTGCTCGCCGCCTACCGCCTGCAGAGCGGAGTCGCGCTCGACGCGTACCTCACCGATCAGGTCTTCGGCGACTCCGGCTTCGAGACCGTCGCCCCCGACGCGGACGACGTCGCCGGCTTCTCCGCCTACCTCGAGCGCTACCGCGCCGGCCTCGCCGTCGAGCAGACCGCCGTCGAGACCCTCACCGACCCGCAGAACCAGGGAGCCACCGCATGA
- a CDS encoding L-ribulose-5-phosphate 4-epimerase, translated as MTTQTPAVEEAIARVREDVARLHSELVRYGLVIWTGGNISGRVPGADLFVIKPSGVSYDDLAPENMILCDLDGNVVPGTPGSDRSPSSDTAAHAYVYREMPEVGGVVHTHSTYATAWAARAESIPCVITAMADEFGGEIPIGPFAIIGDDSIGRGIVATLSGHRSRAVLMQNHGVFTIGKDAKDAVKAAVMAEDVARTVHLARQGGELVPIPQESIDALFDRYQNVYGQNPTGAIA; from the coding sequence ATGACCACCCAGACCCCCGCCGTCGAGGAGGCGATCGCCCGCGTCCGCGAGGACGTCGCGCGGCTGCACTCCGAGCTCGTCCGCTACGGCCTCGTCATCTGGACCGGCGGCAACATCTCGGGCCGCGTGCCCGGTGCCGACCTCTTCGTGATCAAGCCCAGCGGCGTCTCCTACGACGACCTCGCGCCCGAGAACATGATCCTCTGCGACCTCGACGGGAACGTCGTCCCCGGCACCCCCGGCAGCGACCGCAGCCCCTCCAGCGACACCGCGGCGCACGCCTACGTGTACCGCGAGATGCCCGAGGTCGGCGGAGTCGTGCACACGCACTCCACCTACGCGACCGCGTGGGCGGCCCGCGCCGAGTCGATCCCCTGCGTCATCACCGCGATGGCCGACGAGTTCGGCGGGGAGATCCCCATCGGCCCGTTCGCGATCATCGGCGACGACTCCATCGGCCGCGGCATCGTCGCGACCCTCAGCGGGCACCGCTCGCGGGCGGTCCTGATGCAGAACCACGGCGTCTTCACCATCGGCAAGGACGCGAAGGACGCCGTCAAGGCGGCCGTCATGGCCGAGGACGTCGCCCGCACCGTGCACCTCGCGCGCCAGGGCGGCGAGCTCGTCCCCATCCCGCAGGAGTCGATCGACGCCCTGTTCGACCGCTACCAGAACGTCTACGGACAGAACCCCACCGGAGCCATCGCATGA
- the araA gene encoding L-arabinose isomerase produces MSVYQSIIPDLATRTVWFLTGSQDLYGEDTLRQVAEQSQAVVAQLNEAGAIPVTVEWKPVLKSSDAIRRTMIEANSDDSVVGVITWMHTFSPSKMWIHGFDALAKPLLHFHTQANVALPWQDIDFDFMNLNQAAHGDREHGYILSRMSVPRKTVVGHASDARVTEAIGTWSRAAAGWSASQSMKVARFGDNMRNVAVTEGDKTEAEIRLGVSVNTWGVNELVERVDAATSAQIDALVAEYLESCDVVPELLPGGERHESLRYGAAVEIGLRSFLEEGGFEAFTDSFEDLGGLRQLPGLAVQRLMADGYGFGGEGDWKTAVLIRIAAVMGAGLPGGTSLMEDYTYDMTPGEELILGAHMLEVSPSLSSKRASLEIHPLGIGGREDPVRLVFTADAGPAVVVALSDVRERFRLVANKVRNVEPPQTLPHLPVGRAVWQPAPDFGTSAAAWITAGAAHHTVMTTQIGLEAWEDFARIAGVELLVIDESTTLRGFESDIRSNAAYYRLSQGL; encoded by the coding sequence ATGAGCGTGTACCAGAGCATCATCCCCGACCTCGCCACCCGCACCGTCTGGTTCCTGACCGGCAGCCAGGACCTCTACGGCGAGGACACCCTCCGCCAGGTCGCCGAGCAGTCGCAGGCCGTCGTCGCGCAGCTGAACGAGGCGGGCGCGATCCCCGTGACCGTCGAGTGGAAGCCGGTGCTGAAGAGCTCCGATGCCATCCGCCGCACCATGATCGAGGCGAACTCCGACGACTCCGTCGTGGGCGTCATCACCTGGATGCACACCTTCAGCCCCTCGAAGATGTGGATCCACGGCTTCGACGCGCTCGCCAAGCCGCTGCTGCACTTCCACACCCAGGCGAACGTCGCCCTGCCGTGGCAGGACATCGACTTCGACTTCATGAACCTCAACCAGGCCGCGCACGGCGACCGCGAGCACGGCTACATCCTCAGCCGGATGAGTGTGCCCCGGAAGACCGTCGTCGGCCACGCGAGCGACGCCCGCGTCACCGAGGCCATCGGCACCTGGTCGCGCGCGGCCGCCGGCTGGTCCGCCTCGCAGAGCATGAAGGTCGCCCGCTTCGGCGACAACATGCGCAACGTCGCCGTCACCGAGGGCGACAAGACCGAGGCCGAGATCCGCCTCGGCGTCAGCGTCAACACCTGGGGCGTGAACGAGCTCGTCGAGCGCGTCGACGCCGCCACCTCCGCGCAGATCGACGCCCTCGTCGCCGAGTACCTCGAGAGCTGCGACGTGGTCCCCGAGCTGCTCCCCGGCGGCGAGCGCCACGAGTCGCTCCGCTACGGCGCCGCGGTCGAGATCGGCCTGCGCTCGTTCCTGGAGGAGGGCGGCTTCGAGGCGTTCACCGACAGCTTCGAGGACCTCGGCGGGCTCCGCCAGCTCCCCGGACTCGCCGTGCAGCGCCTCATGGCCGACGGCTACGGCTTCGGCGGCGAGGGCGACTGGAAGACGGCCGTCCTCATCCGCATCGCCGCCGTCATGGGCGCCGGCCTCCCCGGCGGCACCAGCCTGATGGAGGACTACACCTACGACATGACGCCCGGCGAGGAGCTCATCCTCGGCGCGCACATGCTCGAGGTGTCGCCGTCCCTGTCGTCGAAGCGCGCCTCGCTCGAGATCCACCCGCTGGGCATCGGCGGCCGCGAGGACCCGGTGCGCCTGGTCTTCACCGCCGACGCCGGCCCGGCCGTGGTGGTCGCCCTGAGCGACGTCCGCGAGCGCTTCCGCCTGGTCGCGAACAAGGTCCGGAACGTCGAGCCGCCCCAGACGCTCCCGCACCTGCCCGTCGGCCGCGCCGTCTGGCAGCCCGCTCCGGACTTCGGCACCAGCGCCGCCGCCTGGATCACCGCCGGTGCCGCGCACCACACGGTGATGACGACGCAGATCGGCCTGGAGGCGTGGGAGGACTTCGCCCGCATCGCCGGCGTCGAGCTCCTCGTGATCGACGAGTCGACCACCCTCCGCGGCTTCGAGTCCGACATCCGCTCGAACGCGGCGTACTACCGCCTCTCCCAGGGCCTGTAG
- a CDS encoding sugar phosphate isomerase/epimerase family protein gives MTRPITLFTGQWADLPFEEVARLAGEWGYDGLEIACWGDHIDVARWDDAEYVQSRKDILERNGLQVFAISNHLTGQAVCDDPIDERHRDILSDRVWGDGDPEGVRQRAAQDLKDTARFAAALGVTQVNGFSGSSIWKGVAMFPPASDEWIAAGYQDFADRWNPILDVFEEVGVRYALEVHPSEIAYDYWTAKRTLEAIGHRASFGFNFDPSHFVWQQLDSVAFVLDFADHIFHVHVKESVTNLDGRNGVLGSHLPWANPRRGWTFVSTGHGAVPWEPVFRALNAIGYTGPTSVEWEDAGMDRLDGAPEALAFVRKLNAITPPADAFDAAFSTSRD, from the coding sequence ATGACGCGACCGATCACCCTCTTCACCGGCCAGTGGGCGGACCTCCCCTTCGAGGAGGTGGCCCGCCTCGCGGGGGAGTGGGGCTACGACGGCCTCGAGATCGCCTGCTGGGGCGACCACATCGACGTCGCCCGCTGGGACGACGCGGAGTACGTGCAGAGCCGCAAGGACATCCTCGAGCGCAACGGCCTCCAGGTCTTCGCCATCTCGAACCACCTCACCGGCCAGGCGGTCTGCGACGACCCGATCGACGAGCGCCACCGCGACATCCTCAGCGACCGCGTCTGGGGCGACGGCGACCCCGAGGGCGTCCGGCAGCGCGCCGCCCAGGACCTCAAGGACACCGCCCGCTTCGCCGCCGCGCTCGGCGTGACGCAGGTCAACGGCTTCTCCGGCTCGTCGATCTGGAAGGGCGTGGCCATGTTCCCGCCCGCCTCCGACGAGTGGATCGCCGCCGGCTACCAGGACTTCGCCGACCGCTGGAACCCGATCCTCGACGTCTTCGAGGAGGTCGGCGTCCGCTACGCGCTCGAGGTGCACCCGAGCGAGATCGCCTACGACTACTGGACCGCCAAGCGCACCCTCGAGGCGATCGGCCACCGCGCCTCGTTCGGCTTCAACTTCGACCCGTCGCACTTCGTCTGGCAGCAGCTCGACAGCGTCGCGTTCGTGCTCGACTTCGCCGACCACATCTTCCACGTGCACGTGAAGGAGTCGGTCACCAACCTCGACGGCCGCAACGGCGTCCTCGGCTCGCACCTGCCGTGGGCGAACCCGCGCCGAGGGTGGACCTTCGTCTCGACCGGGCACGGCGCCGTCCCGTGGGAGCCGGTGTTCCGCGCGCTCAACGCGATCGGCTACACCGGCCCGACCAGCGTCGAGTGGGAGGACGCCGGCATGGACCGCCTCGACGGCGCCCCCGAGGCCCTGGCCTTCGTGCGGAAGCTCAACGCGATCACGCCGCCGGCCGACGCCTTCGACGCGGCGTTCTCGACCTCGCGCGACTGA
- a CDS encoding glycoside hydrolase family 95-like protein, with the protein MRVHATYQALPRARKEPIIAPIDGALSRTPTLVTATAAPTWEEGLIVGSGRVGAVVHGPADALTVSLAHERYFLPVNARPAAPDLAPVRDELRSALLAGDADAASDLLERGARASGYDGGLIWTDPLGLCATLSIRTAGGVASSRRLLDPLLGEVAVEWTDLDGGRHAVRLIAPHGGESVRLRVEAERDGESTVELGLGAGDATSFDTGVPDASAVVEATVEGGAVGRLLAVAGTGSAETGGERIRATVTAATGAPWDVEGVVTRSTVPVAAGAGALLRVDLSLAGGEPTGRERAGGEPTSGDASWAELREAQRHGHGRLVGASSLDLAGASSAVLTEDLWEEARAGDEGARRRVVELAYLSGRANIVASTGELPPTLQGVWQGTWRPAWSADYTLNGNVQNGAMAGMIPTGTPELALSILELVLPHLDDYRDNARLVYGAEGMLLPSRMSTHGRADHFAASYPHLFWTGCGGWVLRLAADAVAATGDRGIVDDRLWELAEGVLRFAETGTTVVDGVRRIVPSYSPENTPGGARSPIAVDATIDVAVLRDAARATALLGRARGDDSLDERWARVVAELPEYRVAEDGTLAEWIDPRFAEEIAHRHASQLYPLWYAGDAAFEGPGASAVRLRAAAAATVAAKIAWRAEAPTAPPGRMEMAFGLVQVGVAAAALGDGEAALTCAEWLAVEHWSPTLTTRHDAGRIFNLDASGGLPGLVAAMLLGSDDETLTVLPALPSAWARGAVTGLRARGGVVVDRLEWSPGRASLWARRVPSAEWLAPAGGTRVRTLRDAVLRVDGREVSGGLELGAEAVRVDVEWRG; encoded by the coding sequence TTGAGGGTCCACGCAACATATCAGGCACTCCCGCGAGCCCGAAAGGAACCGATCATCGCCCCGATCGACGGCGCACTGTCGCGCACGCCCACCCTCGTCACCGCCACTGCGGCCCCGACCTGGGAGGAGGGCCTGATCGTCGGCAGCGGCCGCGTCGGCGCCGTGGTGCACGGCCCGGCCGACGCGCTCACCGTCTCGCTGGCGCACGAGCGCTACTTCCTCCCCGTCAACGCGCGGCCCGCCGCCCCGGACCTCGCCCCGGTGCGGGACGAGCTGCGGAGTGCCCTGCTGGCCGGGGACGCCGACGCGGCGAGCGACCTGCTCGAGCGCGGGGCGCGGGCGAGCGGCTACGACGGCGGCCTGATATGGACCGATCCGCTCGGGCTGTGCGCGACGCTGTCGATCCGCACGGCCGGCGGGGTCGCGTCGAGCCGGCGCCTGCTCGACCCGCTGCTGGGCGAGGTCGCGGTCGAGTGGACCGACCTCGACGGCGGGCGGCACGCGGTGCGACTGATCGCTCCGCACGGGGGCGAGAGCGTCCGGCTGCGGGTGGAGGCGGAGCGCGACGGCGAGAGCACGGTCGAGCTCGGGCTGGGCGCCGGGGACGCGACCTCGTTCGACACGGGCGTGCCGGACGCGTCGGCCGTGGTCGAGGCGACGGTCGAGGGCGGTGCGGTCGGGCGACTGCTGGCCGTCGCCGGGACCGGGAGCGCCGAGACCGGGGGCGAGCGGATCCGCGCGACGGTCACCGCGGCGACCGGGGCGCCGTGGGACGTGGAGGGCGTCGTGACCCGCTCGACGGTGCCGGTCGCGGCCGGGGCGGGCGCGCTCCTCCGCGTCGATCTGTCGCTGGCGGGCGGCGAGCCGACGGGCCGGGAGCGTGCGGGCGGCGAGCCGACGAGCGGCGACGCCTCGTGGGCGGAGCTGCGCGAGGCCCAGCGCCACGGGCACGGCCGGCTGGTCGGCGCCTCCTCCCTCGATCTCGCCGGAGCCTCCTCCGCGGTGCTCACCGAGGACCTCTGGGAGGAGGCCCGCGCCGGCGACGAGGGCGCGCGCCGCCGCGTCGTCGAGCTCGCGTACCTCAGCGGCCGCGCGAACATCGTCGCGTCGACCGGCGAGCTGCCGCCGACGCTGCAGGGCGTCTGGCAGGGCACCTGGCGGCCGGCGTGGTCGGCCGACTACACGCTGAACGGCAACGTGCAGAACGGCGCGATGGCGGGGATGATCCCGACCGGCACGCCCGAGCTGGCGCTGTCGATCCTGGAGCTGGTGCTGCCGCACCTCGACGACTACCGCGACAACGCGCGCCTCGTCTACGGGGCCGAGGGGATGCTCCTTCCGTCGCGGATGTCGACCCACGGCCGCGCCGACCACTTCGCGGCGAGCTACCCGCACCTCTTCTGGACGGGCTGCGGCGGCTGGGTGCTGCGCCTGGCCGCCGACGCCGTCGCGGCCACGGGAGACCGCGGCATCGTCGACGACCGGCTGTGGGAGCTGGCCGAGGGCGTGCTGCGCTTCGCCGAGACCGGGACGACCGTGGTCGACGGGGTGCGCCGGATCGTCCCCTCCTACTCCCCCGAGAACACACCGGGTGGTGCGCGCTCGCCGATAGCGGTCGATGCGACGATCGACGTCGCCGTGCTGCGGGACGCCGCGCGGGCGACGGCGCTGCTCGGCCGGGCCCGCGGCGACGACTCGCTCGACGAGCGCTGGGCGCGGGTGGTGGCGGAGCTGCCGGAGTACCGGGTCGCCGAGGACGGCACGCTGGCGGAGTGGATCGACCCGCGGTTCGCGGAGGAGATCGCGCACCGGCACGCGTCGCAGCTGTACCCGCTCTGGTACGCGGGCGACGCTGCCTTCGAGGGCCCCGGCGCCTCCGCGGTGCGGCTGCGGGCCGCCGCGGCGGCGACGGTGGCGGCGAAGATCGCGTGGCGGGCCGAGGCGCCGACCGCTCCTCCCGGGCGGATGGAGATGGCGTTCGGGCTGGTGCAGGTGGGCGTCGCGGCGGCGGCGCTGGGTGACGGGGAGGCGGCGCTGACCTGCGCGGAGTGGCTCGCGGTCGAGCACTGGTCACCGACGCTGACGACCCGGCACGACGCGGGGCGGATCTTCAACCTCGACGCCAGCGGTGGACTGCCGGGGCTCGTGGCGGCGATGCTGCTCGGATCGGATGACGAGACGCTGACGGTGCTGCCGGCACTGCCGTCCGCGTGGGCGCGGGGTGCCGTGACGGGGCTGCGCGCACGCGGCGGGGTGGTCGTGGACCGGCTGGAGTGGTCGCCGGGACGGGCGTCGCTGTGGGCGCGGCGGGTGCCGAGCGCGGAGTGGCTGGCACCGGCGGGCGGGACGCGGGTGCGCACGCTGCGCGACGCAGTGCTGCGGGTCGACGGGCGCGAGGTGTCGGGCGGGCTGGAGCTCGGTGCCGAGGCGGTGCGCGTGGACGTGGAGTGGCGCGGCTGA